One Triplophysa rosa linkage group LG9, Trosa_1v2, whole genome shotgun sequence genomic window carries:
- the vsir gene encoding V-type immunoglobulin domain-containing suppressor of T-cell activation, giving the protein MDVFPPLWLCFHLFIAVQASGEHHSLSVSVPKRFYECPEGANVTLICTQSGLKVDPGDKLHYKWLFTSHTEEHCQRGHHPRGAGNTNRSLGVQYSTGEQIFSITLQNIKAKDQGRYCCLAFDVQVRNHKVQHDAHNYIYLTVMPAHNGSLKCNEWTHNPSDDSVAEGLAIAACFAFILCLPLILILVYKQRQTSEHSRRAHELVRMDSAQGHENAVFCGDSPEPKPRTVSQIMRQSSETGHHLLSDPGTPFSPNIQGDVFFCMPEFSPESPNLLQE; this is encoded by the exons CGAGTGGTGAGCACCACTCTTTAAGTGTTTCTGTGCCCAAACGCTTCTACGAGTGTCCTGAGGGGGCCAACGTCACTCTAATATGTACCCAGTCCGGACTCAAGGTTGACCCAGGGGACAAGCTTCATTACAAATGGCTCTTTACGTCTCACACAGAGGAACACTGTCAAAGGGGCCACCATCCGCGCGGGGCCGGTAACACCAACCGCTCGCTGGGTGTACAGTACAGCACTGGCGAACAGATCTTCTCCATCACCCTGCAAAACATCAAAGCCAAGGACCAGGGCAGATACTGCTGCCTTGCTTTTGATGTCCAGGTCAGGAACCACAAAGTCCAGCACGATGCCCATAACTACATCTACCTGACTGTGATGCCAG CTCACAACGGCAGTCTGAAGTGTAATGAGTGGACCCACAATCCTTCCGATG ACTCGGTGGCTGAAGGTCTGGCTATCGCGGCTTGCTTCGCTTTTATTCTTTGTCTCCCCCTCATACTGATTCTGGTTTACAAACAGAGACAAACATCAGAGCACAGCAGAc GTGCACACGAGCTGGTGCGTATGGACAG TGCACAGGGGCATGAGAACGCAGTGTTTTGCGGTGATTCTCCAGAGCCTAAACCACGGACTGTATCTCAAATCATGCGTCAGTCTTCTGAAACAGGACACCACCTCTTGTCGGACCCCGGAACTCCATTCTCCCCAAACATACAAGGGGACGTCTTCTTCTGTATGCCGG AATTCAGTCCTGAGTCTCCAAACCTTCTTCAGGAGTAA